Within Vicia villosa cultivar HV-30 ecotype Madison, WI linkage group LG1, Vvil1.0, whole genome shotgun sequence, the genomic segment AAATAGGTTAATTCATGTGCCTCGAGCCTTCATCGCATCCctgatcaaccctgaaaattatgagcgaagaagagaaaggttagtgcattacagattcattgactattggtacaaaccctattttaacccaaaaaggcaaataaaaaataaaatgatgttaaacaaaccctaaaaggttaatgaaattgaaagttcgattaaatacgATAAACCAAAACAAAATCTAATAACTATAGGGTTAaacctaatattttaattaataaaattaaaattaaaggaatatAAAGAAAATCAAGTTTTCgattaaatgatttaaaaaacataaaatttattatataacaaaaaaacattttttataaaaagaaagaaaatttaataaactaaaaaaaggaagataaataaaaaaaattatttatgcaataaaaaataaaaaaatttagaaaaacttaGCTTGGATCCAGTGTGGGAGGATGCTGAGAGTTCATGGTGAACCTGCGCCCTTGGGTGTGTTGGATCTGAGAAGCTGATCACTAGATGGATGAGCATTGAGGTGTATGGTAGCCCCCCATGAGTGTGGCGCACATGATCAGGAAGCGAGAACTTTGTATAAAAATTAAGAgggagcgagggatcgaacccacgccctcagaCTTCTCTTGTTCTTTACCAACCCAACCAATTGAATTGCTTGTTATATATACGCGCGTAATAAAGAAAATAGCAAATAATGATGATTACCAAGAAAACACGCGCGATGATTCAAACTGACCATCCACATTGTGCCACgttttcatcttcttccccagAACCGTCGTTTTAGGTTCTGGGTTTTACCTACGGATGCGATGTGTAGCCATATCCCTGCAAATTACGAATGCCACCAAACATACCCAAAAATATTTCGCAACCACATCACTGTGATCGTCTCAACCTCACGAGCAAGGTGGTACCTGTCATTGGTCCTAATTTTGCCTAGAACAGAAAGCCCTCATTGAAGGTCTCAAACCCTAATAATGGCAGAACACTCAAAACAAcgtataaatgaaattaaatttcCAGAATCGGTCACGACATCATTTTAAACACAAATATGCAGCCAaaatctattaattatgcatGAATGATTGAATTTTAATTCAAGTTTAGAGTGTGCAAACCGTGAGTAAATGAAGATGATTCTGAATGCTTTGGACCTTGCTAGCAATtggaatagcttcaatgatgatccAGAAACGTGTTTGAATGGCCAAAAGTTCTTGAATCAGTGTGCAACCTTGAATTCGACTTCTCACTTTTCTTGCAAATTCAAAGACTCCACTATGACTCTTAGTTGCCGGTTTTTCGTTCCCTAATGCTTTGGATTTCTTTTGTACTTTATAGGAGAAGGATTTAGGTCACTAATGTTGGaccaaatctctttgaatcatgaACTTCAATGTTggaaaatatgattgaaaattTTGTTAAGAAAACTTCCAAATTTAGTCAATTTGATCCAATCTCTTTCCAATTAGCtggtgcacgaaatttgattgaatatgGGAGTAAATgtagattagatttgattggaattATGAGCcaaattaaatctttgatttttcccttgatttatttgaatttaatcactttttaaatgaataaaaatccataataaatcaaataaattatgtAAATTCGTGGAAATTGAATTTTGAATCTTGGATATCATGAGGatgaagattgggccaaaaaagattggacttctttgcaagaaaatccaatttgaaccacttttgtttcacatttttcctccaaaattgtccaactttgacgaggcatatctctctcaatttttaagatatggaggagttctaggactttttggaaacctcaagatgtcctttacaagccactttcgaagattttttccatttgaggattttatcttgatgatatgggctttgacaaaaaactgcttttggttgactttcaaaaaggacctataatcttttgatccatatctctcaaatgaagcatttttaaacTTGGgatgtgagagacaattttgtagggaattcaatttccttcaaaatgagctttggatgataaattctaatgttccatgtgaaagttatggctggtcaaagttcagttgactttaggtcaaaaaaccctaatttagaaactttaggttttgttgatttctgaactttccttgatgaatcatgtaCATTCACCATTTAGAAAGAAGAAAATGTGTGTTTCGGGTATCCATCTTTCATGTAAAGCGAGTATAAACTTAGCATTAACTAAGTAAAATATGATTTTGCTAACATGTCCGAAATCGGTGAGCTCTAAATAAGGTTGAATTAACATGTCGGGGGCGACATATTCATGAAAACGAGTATGAACATTGGGCTACATATTAAGAGCATAATTTGGCACAACAAAAATATGCGAAGGAAGAAAAAAAACCTGCCCCAATAACACGCGTATTAGAACAGAAATGGATACAACTGATTAAATGGTAAGATTATGTGATATATTTTGTCAGCCCGAACACACTCAGAAACATTGTCCTAATGTTGGAGAAAGCTTTGCatggaaatttatttattttttcaaatatttgtaaCCTTGGTATTTTATACATAACAACTTTTGGTTACAACAAAATTAACACAAGCACCCCTAACACAAATAGCTCATGAACATAAACACGCctaaaacaacaacacaaatGACAAATAAAAAGACTTAACACCACAACATGTCTAAGAGATTACAACAATCAAAATAATATCATCTCGTGCAAACATCATATCCCTAacatcattgtcatctttaactcACACCCACATACGTTGCATAACATTATTGTCAACTGCAATTGAGATGTATGAAACAAGCCTCTTGATACTTCTGGTTCTTTCCTCGTCATTAATCTCTTCGTCTAACCACTGGTTCAATTCCTTTTCAAGTTGCTCGAAACTTTGAATGTtccaaaaacacattttcatcgAAGACTTGGTTCTCGAATAACATACATGTCCATTTCTTTTAACAATCATGAAGAAAAGACTATGAGAAGAGCGGTGTGGAGTAAATTGTAGAAGACAACTCTATTTATGCTAAAAAAACATCCAACACATAGTAGCCAAATGAATTGGTGCCTCCACTTAAGTGTTGTACATAGGCGTCAAGCTAATTAGTGCAACCTCTTAAGCAATGCATGCAGTCGCCAATTGGATTGGTCGGACCATATGCAGTCGCAAATTCAATTGTCGACACCTCTTATTTTAAAATGGAAGCGCCAATTCATATGGCAACACCTATTCGTtgcaaattttttatttgaaaatgagTTTATAAATTACTAGCCAAATACCTGTGCGGCTGCAtggataaatttatttgatacgatataaattgtatttaaatttctatctaaatttgaaattagctattaattttaaaatgaacaaTGATTGTATAAACTCAATTCTATTAAAATAGCAACAACAAAAAAGACATGTGACATGAAAGAAAAGTGAATATTTAATATTTGTAAATaagaattttatcttttaaattaagataattgttgattaaaataaaatatgtattatgctGATTTATTTGATATAGAAGATTTAATAAgatttattaaatatttgaaaataaaatttaatatttaatatgtaTTATGCTAATTAAGGTAATTATTTAACCTGTGAAATAGAAGAtttatttgatataatataaaatatatttatatacacaTGTAAATTTGAAAGAAGTtacttaattataaaatgaaaaataaaataattagaaaaatctAGTAAAGCGAAATAACCGCCCTCATCCTAGTTCTACGacaaatattttgatattttgaaataaagattttgtctatCATATCAAAGcaaattgtttattaaaataaaatataaattgtaCTGATAATAATCCGtgagataaaaaattatttggtataatataaaatatatttagatacacttgcaaaattttaaataatatacttTATTGTTAAATGagcaataattataaaaatttaattatattaaataatcattaaaaaagaagaaatcctgatataaagaaaaaaattaatatttagaaataaGAATTCTGTctttcaaataaagaaaatagttatttaaaataaaatagatatcatGTTTGTTAATAGTGATATATGAGATAAGATAAAtggttaattttattaaaattaaataaaaaattattagcattttttaatgataaatgataataaatAGAGAGAAAAAACTAAAACGAAATTGAAAAAGTataggaaaaagaaaagagatttgaaatttgaaaatttaatcaATAGTGAGAATGAgtgaatgtaatatttaattgtgatttAATTGGTGAACGTTGAAAAATGAATTTCAATATCaatcttaaaaaaaattagatatataATAGATTGTTGAAATTAGACATATAAATATTGTAATAGGAGAttggaataaaataaataaacactgATTAATTTCTTAAATATCATTTTGTaagttaaataatttataatttagaaaGTTAATCCAATTAATTTTTAGTAgatgataaataaatatataaatagtaAATAGTAGAGGCCAGAAAGATGGTTATTGTAATTTGtaggaataaaattaaaaaaatatggttattttaaaaaaattctagaaaaattaataagaaaaaataaaataattagaaaaatctAGTAAGGCGAAATAACCGCCCTCATCCTAGTTCTGCGACAAGTTTGTTACAGAAACTAAAGATTCTTCTGCAACTGAAAAAACGACCGCAAAGTATATTATTCGAACTTCAAATGGccattcttcttcttcatcaactcCATCGCCTAACCCTAGCCCTAAACCTCAACAACAATGCTCCGCCAATCTCAACCCTCTTCGCCGTCATCTCCCTCCTCCTCGCTCCTCTCCCTCTCCTTCAACCAAGACCACACCTGCTTCTCCGCCTCAACGAAAACCGGATTTCGTGTTTTCAGCTGCGACCCCCTCCGTCAGCTTTTCCGACGAGTATTCCCCGGTGACGGTTTCAGCCACGTCGAGATGCTTAACCAGACTAACATACTGGCTCTAGTCGGCACCGGGTCCCACTCTCAGTTCCCTCGTAATAGCGTCGTAATCTGGGATGACTACCGCTGTGAGTCCGTCGGGACTTTATCCTTTCAAGGTTCCATTCGTGGCGTCCGTCTCCGGCAGGATAGGATTGTAGTGGTATTGGAGTTTATGGTTTTTGTTTACAGTTTTGGAGACTTGAAGGTTCTTTGTCAGTTTGGAACGTGTGAGAACCCTAAGGGGTTATGCGTTGTTTCGCAGCTGAAAGAGTCGATGGTGCTGGCGTGTCCGGGATTGCAGAGAGGTCATGTGCGTGTGGAACATTTTCCGAAGAACAAAATCAATTACATTCGGGCTCATGATTCGAGATTAGCTTGTTTGGGTCTCACGATTGATGGAAGGTTTCTAGCCACTGCTAGTACTAAGGGCACACTCATTCGCGTGTTTGATACGAGGAATGGTGCTCTGCTTCAGGAAGTATGTTCTGTTCCTAATAGTgtattgtttagttttttttgcGTTTATATTTGATTCATGACCAATTACTTGACAGCTAAGAAATCGATTCAAAAGCTAACTGGGTCTTAGGTTCAAAATATGTGAAGTGATTTAAATTTCAGACTGTTTTGTAGTTTCATATGGGAATCAATATGCGCGTCTGTCATTAAGTTTACCATTTTGAGATTCATTAGTTTATATAATTAATGGCAATGTAATAAAAGCCGAACTGGACATTTCAACCGATTGAACTTTGGACTGGTACTATCATCAGTGATCAGTAATCCTTTGAGCCGTCCGGTTGCCACTTTGTCCCATTTAAAGCAGTTGAAACATGACTCGAGGTCTCGCGGtttcaattttaatgttttttagtgCATAGAACTAACTGGATATGTTGTGTAGGTTCTATTATGTTATAGTATTCTTCAGTATCTACAGCcaaaatccataattatatggAATAGAATTATgctcatttatttaagagttttaTTTATTAGCTATAGATGTATGAAAATTCttgtataatttttatatttttgcaactGAGATGCAAATTTCTTGGAACTAAACTTAGGTAAGAAGGGGTGCAATTTCAGCAGAGATCTATAGTTTGGCATTCTCTTCTACTGCTCAGTGGTTGGCAGTCTCGAGTGACAAGGGTACCGTTCATGTCTTCTGCCTTAAGGTTGATATCACCAATAGTGATCATAAAATGTCACAATGTTCAACAAACTCCAATGCTTCTACTACATCATCAAGCTCATATCTCTCATTCATTAAATTTAAAAGTAAGTTCTCTATTATCTCTAAACTTGAATGTGTTTTCTTTTGTTATTATTTATTGTATGAACATGCTGAATTAGAAGGGGTAAATTTTCACTAAAATTATTAAGTTGTAATAATAGACACAGATATTAAATTAATAGGGCATTGATCTAGCTCCGTGCTTCTCAAGTTACCCTAACAAAACTCAATCCCATTTATTCCAAAATGGGTTTCAAGTTCAAGTGGCTGTTCTTTTCCAATCTAACTCTGTTTCCTTTCCTGTATCACTTGGTGTTAAAAACAGTTGACCCAACTTCAAGGATATGTTTGGATAACTTAAAATAAATGGAGCCAAATGGAATAGAGCGGAGTGGAATGAAACAGAGCAGAACGATGATAAGCATAGGAATGAAATGTAATTGGTACTACTCTATTTGGTTCCGCTCCATCCAATTTTAACTAATCCAAACAATGGGATTTAATTCTATTCCATCCCATTTCATCAGTAAAAACAAAGCCCAACTGAGGTCAAAGCGTACTTTGAATTTCTATCCTCAAAATTACTGCTTATTGCATTATATTTGTCTAGTTTGGCTGTATAACACAACCTACTTTCCTGTAATTGAATGCAAAGCAGCCACCTATGTATCCTATTATTTTACTTTTCCTATGTATTTAAGTTTCTCCTTAGTTTCTTAGTTTAATTGTTCCAGATTCTATGTTGAAGATCTATGAATTATTTATGGCTTCAGTTTAACATAAgtgtatttatttaatttagcTGTCACAAAGTGAAAAATTCATGATTCCTTTTGCCCTTGTTAATCCTGTGTTGATTTTCTCTAACAGGAGTCTTGCCAAAGTATTTCAATTCAGAGTGGTCAGTTGCTCAGTTTCGCCTGCAAGAAGGCTGTCGTTACACTGTTGCATTTGGGGACCCAAATAATACACTCACAATTCTTGGCATGGATGGAAGGTAATATTTGAGAAAATGTAATTTTCTGCTGAgtgtcaatttttattttattcatcttAGTTGCTTGTGATATAATGCTTGCTACTACCAAGTGATTGTTCATGTTAATGACCTGGAGTTGATTGTTCTCTGCAGCTTCTATCGATGTGAGATCTACCCGATGCTTGATGGACAAATAACTGATCAACTTGAATCTTCTAACTTTCTTAAACCAGAACTAGCCTCATGAGACGCTTCGATTCTTTACTAAGATTTTGAGTAGGAACATTATTTTATAGATGTAGGCAGAAATAACATTGTTGTTTAGTCCATTATCAAAATTAGAGGCTCAAGCACCTTGTTAAAAGATGGAAAGAATAGCTCACTGAGTGAGGATTAAACATTCATGGATTGAGAGTTTTAATGACTCTTTAGCCCTCAAAAAATGAGTGAGCGCCTATCAGAAGTAGCAGTTTTGGtgaagtttttcaaaaaggtgaACATTAAACAGTTGTAAATTCAAATTTTGGTTTTCAATTTGATACTTAAGGAGATACTCTTTTCTGTCTTATTTTTTCTATCAAACTAGGTGAcacttttttcacatttttctttctctatttttATTTCTCTTTGTCTATATACCTTAGTCTCACCTCCACACCACCTGGAATGAATTATTTGTTCACTTGCATTTTTCTTACTCCACTTCTCTCTATTCTCTTTTCTCACTGCATTCCTTATTTAATGATTTGAAAGTGATGCaaataatatttcttttaaaaaatttagatACAATTTCTTACGTGTGGATTatactatttttcaataaaaaaatgacaagtgtgtaattTCATGTAAATTGTTACAATGAGTTATTGTGTTGgttgtttttattttgtaattttacttGTTACTAATTTGTAATTAGTTAGTGTTTTgggttaatttttatatatatatatatatatatatatatatatatatatatatatatatatatatatatatatatatatatatatatatatatatatatatatatatatatatatatatatatatatatatattcttgagCCCACCTTGAATATGTGGGCCAATGTGTTTAAATGGGCCCGACCCGATTGCTTAATGAGCAACATAAATTGAGCCCGGTccatttttcaaaggtttgtgcGATTTGATGGATCAACCCGGTCCATTTTTCAAAGGTCTGTGCGATTTGATGGATCAGCCCGGCCCGTATTTCAatgttatagttttaattttataaaaaggatgtAATGAATAAATGCAACACAACATAAGTAGAGAGTCATCATAAACGTACATGAGTggtgtttaaaatatttatccataaatatatatgaataccacaaaatcaTCCATGTAAAAGTTCAAAGTAgcttaatattatcaccaatacttatcaaattttctctccaTCTCACAATCATTTCCTTGACaacatcatcttgaaaatatatcttcatcctctttaacttttctttatcacttgaaaacacattgATGGGCCAGCCCGAAGCCAACTTGGCCCGACCCGGCCTAGCCCATAAAATATATAGGCCCGGTGGGCTGGCCCCAAAAGACAAGGTCGtgtttttttaaggtattttgcggCCCGGCCCGCGCTAAATTGTTGGGCTTATAGGCCAAGCCCATTTTAATAACTCTAGATAAAAATAAGGAATAATAATCTATAATAACCAATGACACTTATTCAACTTTTCTTATTATTAAACTTATCTAAAaattttctatttataataaaGACCAAATCTTATTAAATATACCAACAAATTCCTTCCCTTAAACAGAAATGCTCATTGAGTATACAGTTTAATTTTCAAGTAGTTGTACTCCTAGTAGCCTCCTAAGCTTCACAAACTGATCcaatttcaatggttttttcatAATGTCTACAATTTGTTTTTGTGTTCCACAGAAAACTAACTTTACCACTCCTTGATTTGAAAGATCACGTAAATAATGATATCTGACATCCATGTTTAGTCCTCTGATGCATTACGAGATTTTTAGAGAGCTTGATTGATGAACTGTTGACACAAAGAATATCAATACATTCATAATTTCCATCTCTAATTTGTTCGAGAACCCCTATCATCCAAACACAGTGACAAACACATGAGGTTACCGCCACATATTCTGCTTCAGTAGAGTATAATATAACGATGACTTGCTTCTTCGAACTCCAATAAACTGCTGCCTTACTTAGTAGAAACACATACTCTGAAATACTCTTTATGTCGTCTACATCCCTTGCATAATCACTGTTAGTATATGCCGAAATATTCAATGTGTTAGACGACGAGTATAAAATGCACCAATTAAAATTCTGGTTTTTGAAAAGTACTGCGAGCAGAAGATATCCCTATAGATCGAACAAGTTGTCTATACGAACCAAACTATTGGAAGTCGGATATGCAATAAACGTATGGAATCATTTAATATAATAAGATGATTTACTTTACTCGAAATCAAGTGTCAATCAATTATCCGTTTAAACAAAGTTACGACAATGCTATTTCCAAAACTAACAAGTGAAAAATAATAGGCTACAcaatttatcgaacacttggtgtgcgaataagttttcagaatttttcgaTTAAGTTGTGTTGATACTAAAGCCACTTATAATCAAAGTGATTACAAGTTGATCAATACACTTCCTTAACAAAAACAGTTGTAAAAAAATTCTTACGATTCAATCGTTTAAATAATGCTACTCGATAAATTGTGTAATTGAATTAAAGCAAGTAAAGAGATaatagagggagagagagagacacgatgatttgtttaggcagttccccaCATCGTCCTCGCATGTGGGTACGTCTGCCCTAAATTCCAAATATTGTAATTAGGAAAGTTTCTTACTATGCAAAAAGTTGATTACAAGAGAAATGTTCCAAGAGCAACCCACAAACACAATCGTTTAATGTTGATTCAACCCATTATCCTCTTTTGATCTTGAGCAAGACCAAGACACAACAACTACCAATTGACTATTCGACTATTGCTTCTCCTTTGAGTTCTTTATCTCTAAAGATTTCACCACGATCAATTGTACTTGTTGCAACACAAGACTCCCAATTTAACCTGTCGTTCTAGTGCTACTCCTTTGCGTGATTTATCTCCAAAGCTTCCAGTAGGTTGCGATTCCTTCTTGGACCATCTTGTACGAAAACCCCCAAATGTACCAAAGATCTTGGAGGACAAATCCGCGGTTTTTCCGAATGAAGTCTCATTGATTATTAACCCCAATCTTAGATTACAACCAACCTAAATTGAGTCTTATCAACTAAGTCTAGATGGCACCCCagcaaaagatgattatgtgtgatttgcTAGTGTGTATGCATAGGTTTaagtttgaagatgaagatcaattAAGAAAATTAGTTATGGTTTCATCAAGttaaaatgatgcatgaatgatgtatttatagttgtggaagtttggTGGCAGAAGAAGGAAATTtgaaattagaaaaattaaagaaaatgaatcaaaaaaTAGTATGTGTTGGCCTGTTCGATGCATGTACTGGCCTGAAAAGGTCTATGTGCCGGCCTAAACAAAAAAAAGCTACATCCTTATTTGAGCATTTACATGTGCCGACCTGTTTGACGTATGTGCCGATACATAAAAGAATTTCTTTCAGTATGTGCCGACCTGTAATATGCATGTGTCGATCCAAATGAAACAGATGCTACAGACTTTATTATTGAGTTATATGTGGCGACCTGAGGAGTGGATGTGTCGACACATGAAACTGAAGTTTCACTATGTGTCGACCTGAAGGCGCTTATGTGTCGACCTAACCTTGACAGAAGCTACAGGCTTCAATATTGAGTTACATGTGCTGATCTGAAAAGTGTATGTGCCAGCACATGCAATGAAATTTTGTGTAGAAAACTGTTTTTCATGATTTTTGGTCAGTTTCAAAGTCGTTTTTTTATGATTCCTAAGACCTATAATGCAAGGGGTGCCACACAAACTCAGAGATACCATCTAACATACAAATATGCTAAGTTTTCCTATAGTTTTGTcatcatgcaaaacatctaaTGGTAAGGTTGCACTCACACAATGCAATCCTTCTTCTATAAAATAAGTCAAAATCCAAAGCACCTCTTAAGTACCTTAAGGCTCTTTTAGCAATTTGCATGTGTTCCTCCTTTGGATTAGCCATGTAACGTTAAATCAAACACACTACATACATCATATCCGGGTGTAGCTGTAAGATACATTAAACTACCTACTAATTTATTGTGCAAATTTGACTCAACATTTTCTCCACCTTCTCTTGACAACACAGTTCCAGAAACTGTTGAATTTTTGACACAGTTACAATTCCACATAttgaatatttccaaaacttctcTTGCATATTTCTTTTGGAATAAGTGAATTCCATTTGCATCTTGCCAAGGTCTGTTATCTCGAAGTCTTTCATCATGGATTGCTTAAATATTGCACAAAGTTCTTCATTATTCCCAGTATATATCAAGTCATCAACATAAATACTTACCATgattattttctctctcttctcttaaTGCGTAAAGTATGGTCATGTTTACTCTTTGTAAATTCTCGCTAAGTAACTATTGATTCTGATAAACCAAGTTCATGGCACCTGCTATAGACCATATAAGGCTTT encodes:
- the LOC131614925 gene encoding autophagy-related protein 18a-like, with protein sequence MLRQSQPSSPSSPSSSLLSLSFNQDHTCFSASTKTGFRVFSCDPLRQLFRRVFPGDGFSHVEMLNQTNILALVGTGSHSQFPRNSVVIWDDYRCESVGTLSFQGSIRGVRLRQDRIVVVLEFMVFVYSFGDLKVLCQFGTCENPKGLCVVSQLKESMVLACPGLQRGHVRVEHFPKNKINYIRAHDSRLACLGLTIDGRFLATASTKGTLIRVFDTRNGALLQEVRRGAISAEIYSLAFSSTAQWLAVSSDKGTVHVFCLKVDITNSDHKMSQCSTNSNASTTSSSSYLSFIKFKRVLPKYFNSEWSVAQFRLQEGCRYTVAFGDPNNTLTILGMDGSFYRCEIYPMLDGQITDQLESSNFLKPELAS